Genomic DNA from Thermotoga petrophila RKU-1:
CTCGCATTCAGGGAGCTCTTCGACTACACGAAAGTGAGAAGATTCGGGGAAGCCACCGTTCCCATGAACGAGGCGCTGGTGGGATGCTACGTGGATCTTTCCGGAAGACCCTTCTTCCAGAAGAACTTCGAGTTCTCCGTTGAAAAGATAGAAGACATGCCCGTCGAAGGATTCGAGGAGTTCATGTGCGGATTCGTAAACCATGCAAGGATCACGGTCCACTTCTTCAAATTCTTTGGAAAGAACGACCATCACATTTCTGAATCTGCCATGAAATCTTTTGGACTCGCGATCGCCCGGGCTCTGGAGGGGTCGGAAAAAAAGACCACTAAGGGTGTGATAGATTGAGGATCGGAATAATCTCTGTTGGTCCGGGAAACATAATGAACCTGTACCGTGGAGTGAAGAGGGCATCAGAAAATTTTGAGGATGTTTCGATAGAACTCGTGGAGTCACCTCAAGACGATCTGTACGATCTTCTGTTCATCCCGGGTGTAGGACACTTCGGCGAAGGAATGAGACGACTCAGAGAGAACGGTCTTGTTGAGTTCATAAAAAAACACGTCGAAGATGGAAAATACGTGGTCGGAGTCTGCCTTGGAATGCAGCTCCTTTTTGAAGAGAGCGAAGAGGCACCCGGCGTAAAGGGTCTTTCTCTCATAGAAGGAAACGTCGTGAAACTGAAGAGTAGAAGACTTCCACACATGGGCTGGAACGAGGTGATCTTCAAAGGCACGTTTCCGAACGGGTATTACTACTTCGTCCACACCTACAGAGCCGTGTGCAAAGAGGAACACGTTCTGGGAACAACGGAATACGACGGTGAGATCTTTCCATCCGCGGTGAGGAAGGGGAGAATTCTGGGTTTTCAGTTCCATCCCGAAAAGAGTTCAAAAATCGGAAGAAAACTGCTTGAGAAGGTGATCGAATGCTCGTTGTCCCGGCGATAGATCTCTTCAGAGGAAAGGTAGCGAGAATGGTGAAAGGAAAAAAGGAGAACACCATATTCTACGAAAAAGATCCCGCAGAGCTGGTGAAAAAACTCATCGAAGAGGGATTCACACTGATCCACGTTGTGGATCTTTCGAAGGCGATAGAAAACAGCGTTGAGAACTTTCCTGTCCTCGAAAGACTTTCCGAATTTGCCGAACACATACAGATCGGAGGCGGGATCAGATCATTCGATTACGCAGAAAGACTCCGCAAGCTGGGATACAAGAGACAGATTGTGAGTTCAAAAGTTCTGGAAGATCCTTCTTTTCTGAAATTTCTGAAAGAAATCGACGTGGAGCCCGTGTTCAGTCTGGACACCCGAGGTGGGAAAGTCGCGTTCAAAGGATGGCTGGCGGAAGAGGAAATCGATCCGATATCTCTTCTGAAGAGACTGAAGGAATACGGTCTTGAAGAGATCGTACACACGGAGATCGAAAAAGATGGCACTCTTCAGGAGCACGATTTTTCTCTCACCAGGAAGATAGCGATCGAAGCTGAAGTGAACGTATTCGCAGCAGGGGGAATCTCTTCGGAGAACTCTTTGAAAACAGCGCAGAGGGTTCACAGAGAAACGAACGGGCTTCTCAAAGGTGTGATCGTGGGAAGGGCATTTCTGGAGGGAATTCTCACAGTTGAGGTGATGAAGAGATATGCTCGCTAAGAGAATAATCGCATGTCTCGACGTGAAAGACGGCCGTGTGGTGAAGGGAACGAACTTCGAAAATCTCAGGGACAGCGGTGATCCGGTCGAGTTGGGGAAGTTCTATTCCGAAATTGGAATAGACGAACTCGTTTTTCTGGATATCACCGCATCTGTTGAGAAGAGGAAAACCATGCTGGAACTGGTCGAAAAGGTGGCCGAGCAGATCGACATTCCGTTCACCGTTGGAGGAGGCATCCACGACTTCGAAACGGCCTCCGAACTCATTCTCCGGGGTGCGGACAAGGTGAGCATAAACACGGCGGCTGTGGAGGATCCTTCCCTGATCACGAAGATCGCCCGAACTTTCGGAAGCCAGGCCGTCGTCGTGGCGATAGATGCAAAAAAGGTGGATGGAGAGTTCGTGGTCTTCACCTACTCCGGAAAGAAGAACACGGGCATACTTCTGAGAGACTGGGTGGTTGAAGTAGAAAGGAGAGGGGCAGGAGAGATTCTACTCACCAGTATCGACAGAGACGGCACGAAAGCAGGTTACGACACGGAGATGATAAGGTTTGTGAGACCACTGACTACGCTTCCCATCATCGCTTCTGGTGGTGCGGGAAAAATGGAACATTTCCTTGAAGCGTTTCTGGCGGGTGCCGACGCTGCCCTTGCGGCTTCCGTCTTTCACTTCAGAGAGATCGATGTGAGAGAATTGAAAGAATATCTCAAAAAACACGGAGTGAACGTGAGACTGGAGGGGTTGCGATGACGCTCTATCCAGTGGTGGTTCAGGAGAAAACAACGGGTGAAGTGTTGATGCTGGCCTACGCGAACGAGGAGGCTTTGGAGCTCACCAAGAAAACGGGATACGCGCATTTCTTTTCGAGGGAGAGACAGAAAATCTGGAAAAAGGGAGAGACCTCTGGAAACACGATGAGAGTGGTTGAAATAAGAAGAGACTGCGATGACGATACTTACCTGTACATCGTCGATTTTCCAGAAGACAAGGTGGCGTGTCACACGGGAAACAGATCCTGTTTTTTCAAGGTGGAACACAGATTTGAAGAAACGGGCTCTCCCACCTTCTGGCTGGATCTCTACAGACTCGTTAAAAAAAGAAAAGAAGAGATGCCGGAAGGTTCCTACACGTCGAAGCTCTTCAGGGAAGGCAAGGGAAAAATCGCCAAAAAGTTCGGTGAAGAAGCGGTAGAGGTGGTCACAGGGTATCTCCAGAATGACAAAGAAAACCTCGTCTGGGAAATAGCGGACATGATCTACCACCTCACCGTCCTCATGGTCGACGCTGGTGTCACTATCCAGGATGTCATGAAAGAGCTCGAAAAGAGAAGAAAGTGATCAGCCAAATTCCTCCGGTGGATCTGAAAGCCCGAATTCGTGGAGAATCGCCTTCACTATGCGCTCTGAAGCCCTGCCATCCCCGAATGGATTCACGGCTTTCGCCATTTTTTCGTATTCTTCTCTGTCCAAAAGAAGCTTTTTTGCGAGTTCGAATATCCTTTCTTCCTCCACTCCTCCCAAAACGGCAACACCCGCTTCGATCGCTTCGGGCCTTTCAGTTTCCCTTCTCAGAACGATCACCGGCCTTCCGAGGGCCGGTGCCTCTTCCTGTATTCCTCCAGAGTCCGTCATGATGAGATAGCTTCTTGCCATCAGATTGTGCATGTCTATCACATTCACGGGGTCGATCAAGAAGACTCTCTCCATGTTTTCGAGCATCGGGAAGACGATCTCTCTCACGGCGGGGTTCATGTGAACCGGGTAAATCACCCTCACATCTTCGAATTCTTCAACGATCCTTCTCACTGCTTTACAGATGTTTTCAAGGGGCTTTCCGATGTTCTCTCTTCTATGGGAAGTGAGAAGGATGTACCTTCCGTCGGAAAAATCCATATTCCTCAAAACCGGATTCTCAAAAACGTGGCTCTCCTTCACGGTGTACCTGAGGGCGTCTATCACCGTGTTTCCAGTCACGTAGATCTTTCCCATGACGTTTTCCCTAAGAAGGTTCTCTCTGTTCCTCTTTGTAGGTGCGAAATGCAGTGTAGAAAGAACACCCGTTAGTCTTCTGTTGATCTCCTCTGGGAAAGGGGAGTACCTGTCATTTGTTCTCAAGCCTGCTTCAACGTGGCCAACCGGGATCCTGTGATAGAAGGCCGCGAGTGCTCCTGCGAACGTAGTCGTTGTGTCTCCCTGAACCAGTACGATATCCGGTTTTAACTCTTCAATCAAATCGTAGAGACCCGACAGTGCGTTCACAGTTATATCGGCAAGACTCTGCCGCTCTTTCATTATGTTCAGGTCAAAATCCGGTTTTATATCGAAAACTTCCAGCACCTGGTCCAACATCTGTCTGTGCTGAGCGGTGACACAGACCAAACTTTCCACGTTTCGTTCTTCTTCTTCGAGTTTTTTCACGAGAGGTGCCATCTTTATTGCTTCGGGTCTTGTTCCGAAGACGCTGAGAACTCTGATCACGTCCTCCACCTCCTGTTAAAATTGTACACGAGGAGGTGAAGTAATGAAAGCTCTGATTCTCGCAGGAGGATCTGGAGAAAGATTCTGGCCCCTTTCCACTCCTGAGACTCCAAAACAGTTTTTGAAACTCTTTGGAAACAAGAGTCTCATAAGGTGGACCTTCGAACGTGTTATGGAGGAAATGGACCCAAAAGACGTGATCGTTGTAACTCACAAAGACTACGTTGAGAGAACGAAAAGAGAACTTCCAGAGATCCCTGATGAGAACATCATCGCAGAGCCAACGAAGAAAAACACCGCTCCAGCCTGTTTCATAGGAACAAAGCTGGCGGATGACGATGAGCCGGTGCTTGTTCTACCCGCGGACCACAGAATACCGGACACAAAAAAATTCTGGAAAACGGTGAAGAAATCACTCGATGCCCTGGATAAGTACGGCGGTCTTTTCACTTTCGGCATCGTTCCAACAAGGCCGGAAACCGGCTACGGCTACATAGAGATCGGAGAAGAACTGGAAGAAGGAGTTCACAAAGTTGCTCAGTTCAGGGAAAAGCCGGACTTTGAAACGGCTAAAAGATTCGTCGAAAGTGGAAGATTCCTCTGGAACAGCGGAATGTTCCTGTGGAAAGCGAAAGAATTCATCGAAGAAGCGAAGGTGTGTGAACCATCCATATACGAAAACCTGAAGGATGTCGATCCAAGAAATTTCGAAGAGCTCAAAAAAGCCTACGAAAAAGTACCTTCGATCAGCGTGGACTACGCTGTCATGGAGAGATCGAAAAAGGTGCGGGTTGTGAAGGCGGATTTCGAGTGGTCTGACGTGGGAAACTGGTCTTCCGTGAGAGAAATAGAGGGATACACAGAAGAATCGGACGAAGTGATACTCATCGACAGTGAACGCATCTTCGTGAAAACCCACAACAAACCCATAGCGGTTGTTGGGCTATCTGATCTGATCGTGGTCGACACACCGAACGGGATTCTGATCTGCAAAGAAGAGTATGCTCAAAAAGTGAGAGAGGTGGTCAAGAAGCTCTTTCGTACTTCCTGAGGAAAAGAAAGACAAAAAGAGAAACGATCATGGGAACCAAACCGAGAATCCTGTATGAATCGATAAGAC
This window encodes:
- the hisB gene encoding imidazoleglycerol-phosphate dehydratase (catalyzes the dehydration of D-erythro-1-(imidazol-4-yl)glycerol 3-phosphate to 3-(imidazol-4-yl)-2-oxopropyl phosphate in histidine biosynthesis), whose protein sequence is MTVERLENGVIVQRNTNEIEISITLDTVHGKLEGSTGVNFFDHLLNTFCHYSGLGLRVSTCESKDGILHHLIEDFGISLGLAFRELFDYTKVRRFGEATVPMNEALVGCYVDLSGRPFFQKNFEFSVEKIEDMPVEGFEEFMCGFVNHARITVHFFKFFGKNDHHISESAMKSFGLAIARALEGSEKKTTKGVID
- the hisH gene encoding imidazole glycerol phosphate synthase subunit HisH — translated: MRIGIISVGPGNIMNLYRGVKRASENFEDVSIELVESPQDDLYDLLFIPGVGHFGEGMRRLRENGLVEFIKKHVEDGKYVVGVCLGMQLLFEESEEAPGVKGLSLIEGNVVKLKSRRLPHMGWNEVIFKGTFPNGYYYFVHTYRAVCKEEHVLGTTEYDGEIFPSAVRKGRILGFQFHPEKSSKIGRKLLEKVIECSLSRR
- the hisA gene encoding 1-(5-phosphoribosyl)-5-((5-phosphoribosylamino)methylideneamino)imidazole-4-carboxamide isomerase, coding for MLVVPAIDLFRGKVARMVKGKKENTIFYEKDPAELVKKLIEEGFTLIHVVDLSKAIENSVENFPVLERLSEFAEHIQIGGGIRSFDYAERLRKLGYKRQIVSSKVLEDPSFLKFLKEIDVEPVFSLDTRGGKVAFKGWLAEEEIDPISLLKRLKEYGLEEIVHTEIEKDGTLQEHDFSLTRKIAIEAEVNVFAAGGISSENSLKTAQRVHRETNGLLKGVIVGRAFLEGILTVEVMKRYAR
- the hisF gene encoding imidazole glycerol phosphate synthase subunit HisF, whose amino-acid sequence is MLAKRIIACLDVKDGRVVKGTNFENLRDSGDPVELGKFYSEIGIDELVFLDITASVEKRKTMLELVEKVAEQIDIPFTVGGGIHDFETASELILRGADKVSINTAAVEDPSLITKIARTFGSQAVVVAIDAKKVDGEFVVFTYSGKKNTGILLRDWVVEVERRGAGEILLTSIDRDGTKAGYDTEMIRFVRPLTTLPIIASGGAGKMEHFLEAFLAGADAALAASVFHFREIDVRELKEYLKKHGVNVRLEGLR
- the hisIE gene encoding bifunctional phosphoribosyl-AMP cyclohydrolase/phosphoribosyl-ATP diphosphatase HisIE, with amino-acid sequence MTLYPVVVQEKTTGEVLMLAYANEEALELTKKTGYAHFFSRERQKIWKKGETSGNTMRVVEIRRDCDDDTYLYIVDFPEDKVACHTGNRSCFFKVEHRFEETGSPTFWLDLYRLVKKRKEEMPEGSYTSKLFREGKGKIAKKFGEEAVEVVTGYLQNDKENLVWEIADMIYHLTVLMVDAGVTIQDVMKELEKRRK
- the wecB gene encoding non-hydrolyzing UDP-N-acetylglucosamine 2-epimerase, with the translated sequence MIRVLSVFGTRPEAIKMAPLVKKLEEEERNVESLVCVTAQHRQMLDQVLEVFDIKPDFDLNIMKERQSLADITVNALSGLYDLIEELKPDIVLVQGDTTTTFAGALAAFYHRIPVGHVEAGLRTNDRYSPFPEEINRRLTGVLSTLHFAPTKRNRENLLRENVMGKIYVTGNTVIDALRYTVKESHVFENPVLRNMDFSDGRYILLTSHRRENIGKPLENICKAVRRIVEEFEDVRVIYPVHMNPAVREIVFPMLENMERVFLIDPVNVIDMHNLMARSYLIMTDSGGIQEEAPALGRPVIVLRRETERPEAIEAGVAVLGGVEEERIFELAKKLLLDREEYEKMAKAVNPFGDGRASERIVKAILHEFGLSDPPEEFG
- a CDS encoding mannose-1-phosphate guanylyltransferase; translated protein: MKALILAGGSGERFWPLSTPETPKQFLKLFGNKSLIRWTFERVMEEMDPKDVIVVTHKDYVERTKRELPEIPDENIIAEPTKKNTAPACFIGTKLADDDEPVLVLPADHRIPDTKKFWKTVKKSLDALDKYGGLFTFGIVPTRPETGYGYIEIGEELEEGVHKVAQFREKPDFETAKRFVESGRFLWNSGMFLWKAKEFIEEAKVCEPSIYENLKDVDPRNFEELKKAYEKVPSISVDYAVMERSKKVRVVKADFEWSDVGNWSSVREIEGYTEESDEVILIDSERIFVKTHNKPIAVVGLSDLIVVDTPNGILICKEEYAQKVREVVKKLFRTS